A part of Thermosphaera sp. genomic DNA contains:
- a CDS encoding Lrp/AsnC ligand binding domain-containing protein: MAKSAAIVLIQTEIGAESKVLDELYKIPEVKEAYVVYGTYDVVVKIEADALEKIREIVTNHVRRLPDIRTTVTMIIVEERIKSPSS; this comes from the coding sequence ATGGCGAAGTCAGCCGCAATAGTATTGATACAGACCGAGATCGGCGCCGAGTCCAAGGTTTTAGACGAACTATACAAGATCCCGGAGGTCAAGGAGGCCTACGTAGTATATGGTACTTACGACGTAGTCGTCAAGATTGAGGCCGATGCATTGGAGAAGATAAGGGAGATAGTTACGAATCACGTCAGGAGGCTCCCTGATATAAGGACAACGGTTACCATGATCATTGTGGAGGAGAGGATAAAGTCCCCGTCCAGTTGA
- a CDS encoding DNA-binding protein, with amino-acid sequence MEEARLINVGGKPVEDYVFEAILVFQEGSNQVVLKGSGVFISKAVDVYNALTSRLGDSVELVKVEIGSDRFKGRFKSYIAITVRKKY; translated from the coding sequence GTGGAAGAAGCCAGGTTGATCAACGTAGGCGGTAAACCCGTTGAAGACTACGTGTTCGAGGCGATCCTCGTGTTCCAGGAGGGGAGTAATCAAGTAGTGTTGAAGGGGAGCGGCGTCTTCATAAGTAAGGCCGTCGACGTCTACAACGCGCTGACTTCGAGGCTCGGGGATAGTGTTGAACTGGTTAAAGTCGAGATAGGGAGCGATAGGTTCAAGGGAAGGTTCAAATCGTACATCGCCATAACCGTCAGAAAGAAATACTGA
- a CDS encoding metal-dependent hydrolase, whose translation MGFIKYLGHSFFEVILTGLDDKEKTILIDPWVENPLSPVKTSHYAERRVDYIVVTHDHGDHLGNAIEIAKHTGAPVVGVYEISLFAQEQGVRAVGGNIGGPLAIPDVEVVLTPALHSSNRGVPVGVVVRGRDLAVYHAGDTGLFSEMELIGELYAPDIALLPIGGHFTMGVREAAKAVELLKPKYVIPMHYNTFPLIKADPLAFKQLVESRTQSKVVVLKPGEVFPYP comes from the coding sequence ATGGGGTTCATCAAATACCTCGGCCACAGCTTCTTCGAAGTAATCCTAACAGGCCTCGACGACAAAGAGAAGACCATCCTCATAGATCCTTGGGTTGAAAACCCGCTGAGCCCGGTTAAAACATCCCACTACGCTGAGAGAAGAGTAGACTACATAGTAGTGACCCACGACCACGGAGACCACTTGGGAAACGCTATAGAAATAGCCAAGCACACCGGAGCCCCAGTTGTCGGAGTATACGAGATAAGCTTGTTCGCGCAGGAGCAAGGAGTTAGAGCGGTGGGAGGCAACATCGGCGGCCCCCTCGCCATCCCGGATGTTGAAGTGGTCTTAACTCCAGCGCTTCACAGCAGCAACCGGGGGGTTCCAGTCGGGGTCGTGGTCAGGGGCCGCGATCTGGCCGTCTACCACGCAGGGGACACCGGCTTGTTCAGCGAGATGGAGCTCATAGGAGAACTCTACGCCCCCGACATCGCGCTCCTACCAATAGGCGGGCACTTCACAATGGGGGTTAGGGAGGCAGCTAAAGCCGTGGAGCTGTTGAAGCCCAAGTACGTTATCCCAATGCACTATAACACGTTCCCGCTGATAAAAGCTGACCCGCTCGCCTTCAAGCAACTCGTGGAGTCGAGGACTCAGTCCAAGGTAGTCGTCTTGAAGCCGGGCGAGGTGTTCCCGTACCCGTAA
- a CDS encoding tyrosine--tRNA ligase: MSLEDRYRLVTRNLAEVVTEDELKKVLAEKEKPRAYLGFEPSGLVHVGWLVWMFKVRDLVEAGVDFYLLEATWHAYINDKLGGSLELIRKAARYTRVVLEAIGVPPGRVKFVDAEDLASDKDYWALLLKSAKQVSLARVKRALTIMGRRVEEGETDFSKLVYPLMQVTDIFYLDLDIAMGGTDQRKAHMLARDVAEKLGLRKPVAIHTPIITGLQGPGRMEAGIEADEIAAQAKMSKSKPETAVFVHEEPESVESKIMKAYCPPRAAELNPVLEINKYLLFQQPGFKLVVERPEKYGGTLIIEEYSVLEKLYSEGKLHPLDLKKATASALNKLLDNIRARIYSDPDARSLLEELKTARITR; encoded by the coding sequence TTGAGCCTCGAGGATAGGTACAGGCTTGTGACCCGGAACCTTGCCGAGGTAGTCACTGAGGATGAGTTGAAGAAAGTCCTCGCGGAGAAGGAGAAGCCCAGGGCTTACCTCGGGTTCGAGCCCAGCGGGCTGGTGCACGTTGGATGGCTTGTCTGGATGTTCAAAGTCAGGGACCTGGTTGAAGCGGGAGTGGACTTCTACCTGCTGGAAGCCACTTGGCACGCTTACATCAACGATAAGCTCGGCGGGAGCCTCGAGCTGATCAGAAAGGCTGCGCGCTACACCAGAGTCGTCCTGGAGGCCATCGGGGTGCCGCCCGGCAGGGTTAAGTTCGTGGACGCCGAGGACTTGGCAAGCGATAAGGATTACTGGGCCCTCCTGCTTAAGTCAGCCAAGCAGGTCAGCCTCGCCCGGGTGAAAAGAGCGCTGACCATAATGGGGAGGAGGGTTGAAGAAGGCGAGACCGATTTCTCCAAGCTCGTATACCCGTTGATGCAGGTTACCGACATATTCTACCTCGACCTAGACATCGCGATGGGGGGAACGGATCAGAGGAAGGCCCACATGCTCGCGAGGGATGTCGCCGAGAAGCTGGGGCTGAGGAAGCCCGTGGCGATCCACACTCCAATAATTACGGGACTCCAGGGGCCCGGGAGGATGGAAGCAGGCATTGAAGCCGATGAAATAGCTGCTCAAGCAAAGATGAGCAAGAGCAAGCCTGAGACGGCCGTGTTCGTCCACGAGGAGCCGGAGTCGGTTGAATCCAAGATCATGAAGGCGTACTGCCCGCCTAGGGCGGCCGAGCTCAACCCTGTCTTAGAGATAAACAAGTACCTCTTATTCCAGCAGCCCGGTTTCAAACTAGTGGTCGAGCGGCCCGAGAAGTACGGTGGAACATTGATAATCGAGGAGTACAGCGTTCTCGAGAAACTCTACAGCGAGGGAAAACTCCATCCACTGGATTTGAAGAAGGCTACTGCCTCAGCTCTCAACAAGCTCCTCGACAATATTAGGGCGAGGATTTACAGCGACCCCGACGCCAGGAGCCTCCTCGAGGAGTTGAAGACGGCTAGGATTACCCGGTAG
- the rgy gene encoding reverse gyrase: MTPALNPLYKNSCPICGGDATSRDLEENGRCGKCSSGLNDSLNIFSLSKIMEDEARDFEAFFKTVTRGLTPWGAQKTWVKRILSGENTVLIAPTGMGKTTLLVAYAVFASTRGKRVLYVTPTRALGKQIYLRIVENAGGTRGIVFYDSGLSKKKKAESMELISRGEFKILVITNSFLGRYFELLRRHEYDVVIVDDVDSLLRSEKNILRLLFLLGFTEGVVELAKKRHQLLWKILVNKSLNNEESYSNYIKEYLNLDLQIETAVKKMKRRQLVVASATGRIKGLMGRVLKDLLHVDVSGITIYGRDVSDSYVAERFENIAQELAGVIEKLGPGGIIYTSPRHPFKQMLVKASEDLRKILEGKGFKTAEATPQGVLKLVSKQVDILLGSASYYGSSVRGIDAPQSIRYVVFLGTPVFTVDLESFLSNPNMLARVLIELAEKTGVKAHREKAFSVRRLVYFLSPGETRLLKNVLNGRIPEDAIRGFEKLYNKYIELKAIYAEALEELRRHLDRVGVLEVGSITLLRSQKNYVAIIPDAMTYIQASGRVSRLFNGRMTHGLSVIVEDPSLINLVKGLELKLKMINRDIGFKELSGIDPSREKELIDSTRSGRGEWSIKYRSVLVVVESPTKAKTIARFFGKAVSRRIGDLNIYEIPVKLGDEIVDLNISATRGHLYDLTTDPTVDNYGIIVDAGSITPVYDTIKRCRVCGTQFTHESMCPRCGSLVFSDQRSVVNALRKLANEVDEVLIASDPDIEGEKIAYDVYLAVSPVNKNVWRIELHEITPQEFARALEKKRSIDKNRVLAEIYRRSLDRLVGFSLSQDLWARFGKRHLGAGRVQTPVLGMIIDRYVEYGRSKCRRIELLLDEPLSIKYSTCIDPGSGLAEKAKAADRIILRKEAEEVVEVSPKPPYTTDEFLADAARRGLPVNLAMKIAQDLFEAGLITYHRTDSRYISAAGISIALKYLSSKGLRDLSSPSHWGEPGAHEAIRPVYPFDSDDLMKAFTEGLIPLTIPLTGLHYSVYDMIFKRFITSQMKPFKAVKASFSLWVGDSKLGVFEAYTRIIEDGFNKVAGVRIHESLAGIEEAAVGVREFKSSMSSRTPLFSEGDLVTLMKKVGIGRPSTYSKIISSIVRHGYVLKSKKKFKLIPTKTGVEVYKYVSTNYPGLTSVELTRRMEEMIDEISAGRLDAAEVILDLMRALSEKKLVKPETISISF, encoded by the coding sequence TTGACGCCTGCTTTAAACCCATTGTACAAGAACTCATGCCCTATTTGCGGCGGAGACGCTACCTCGAGGGATTTAGAAGAGAATGGGAGATGTGGAAAATGCAGTAGTGGTTTAAACGATTCCCTCAACATCTTCTCCCTTAGCAAGATAATGGAGGATGAAGCAAGGGATTTCGAAGCCTTCTTCAAGACGGTGACTAGGGGGCTTACTCCATGGGGGGCCCAGAAGACCTGGGTTAAAAGAATACTATCAGGGGAGAACACTGTCCTGATAGCTCCTACAGGAATGGGTAAGACAACCCTCCTCGTAGCCTACGCCGTGTTCGCTAGTACGAGGGGGAAGAGAGTACTCTACGTTACTCCTACGCGGGCTCTCGGAAAGCAGATATACTTGAGGATCGTGGAGAACGCGGGGGGAACCCGGGGAATAGTGTTCTATGACTCAGGGCTTTCGAAGAAGAAGAAGGCGGAGTCGATGGAGCTGATATCTAGAGGGGAGTTCAAGATACTAGTGATAACGAACAGCTTCCTAGGCAGGTATTTCGAATTATTGAGGAGGCATGAATACGACGTCGTAATCGTGGATGATGTCGACAGCTTGCTGAGGAGCGAGAAGAACATTCTAAGGCTCTTATTCCTGCTGGGCTTCACCGAGGGGGTCGTTGAGCTGGCGAAGAAGAGGCATCAGCTTCTCTGGAAGATCCTGGTCAACAAGAGCTTAAACAACGAGGAGTCCTATTCAAACTACATCAAGGAGTACTTGAATCTTGACTTGCAGATCGAGACAGCCGTTAAGAAGATGAAGCGGAGGCAACTAGTAGTCGCTTCAGCCACCGGTAGGATCAAGGGCTTGATGGGGAGAGTGCTCAAGGACCTGCTCCACGTGGATGTATCGGGGATTACCATCTACGGAAGGGACGTCTCAGACTCCTACGTTGCGGAGAGATTTGAAAACATCGCTCAAGAGCTTGCGGGAGTTATCGAGAAGCTGGGGCCTGGGGGGATTATTTACACCTCCCCAAGGCATCCCTTCAAGCAGATGCTCGTGAAGGCTTCCGAAGACTTGAGGAAAATCCTCGAGGGGAAAGGCTTTAAGACAGCCGAGGCTACTCCCCAGGGGGTTTTGAAGCTAGTCAGCAAGCAGGTCGATATTCTATTAGGGAGCGCGAGCTACTACGGATCCAGCGTCAGGGGGATCGACGCTCCCCAGAGCATAAGGTACGTTGTATTCCTTGGAACACCCGTCTTCACCGTTGACCTGGAATCATTCCTTTCAAACCCCAACATGCTTGCCAGAGTCCTTATTGAGCTGGCTGAGAAAACCGGTGTGAAAGCTCACAGAGAGAAGGCGTTCAGCGTTAGGCGGCTGGTCTACTTCTTAAGTCCCGGTGAGACGAGGCTTTTGAAGAACGTGTTGAACGGGAGGATACCTGAAGATGCTATTAGAGGTTTTGAGAAGCTCTACAACAAGTACATCGAGCTTAAAGCGATCTACGCTGAAGCTCTGGAGGAGCTTAGGAGGCATCTCGACAGAGTCGGGGTCTTGGAGGTTGGATCCATTACTTTACTGAGGAGCCAGAAGAACTATGTCGCGATAATCCCGGACGCCATGACCTACATTCAGGCGAGCGGTAGAGTAAGCAGGCTTTTCAACGGACGCATGACGCACGGCTTATCAGTGATCGTTGAAGACCCCTCGCTCATCAACCTGGTGAAGGGTCTAGAGCTGAAGCTGAAAATGATCAACAGGGACATCGGCTTCAAAGAGCTCAGCGGGATCGACCCCTCCAGGGAGAAGGAGTTGATCGATTCAACGAGAAGCGGGAGGGGTGAGTGGTCCATAAAGTACAGGAGCGTGCTCGTAGTAGTTGAATCCCCAACTAAGGCTAAAACGATCGCCAGGTTCTTCGGGAAAGCGGTTTCAAGGAGGATCGGGGATCTAAACATTTATGAGATACCGGTCAAGCTCGGCGACGAGATCGTTGATTTAAACATATCTGCGACTAGGGGCCACTTGTACGATCTAACCACCGACCCCACGGTTGATAATTATGGAATAATCGTCGACGCCGGCTCGATCACGCCCGTGTACGATACTATCAAGAGGTGCAGAGTGTGTGGAACACAGTTCACACACGAGTCGATGTGCCCCAGGTGCGGGAGCCTGGTCTTCTCCGACCAGAGGAGCGTTGTGAACGCCCTGAGGAAACTGGCCAACGAAGTAGACGAGGTATTGATCGCCTCGGACCCTGATATCGAGGGTGAGAAAATTGCTTACGACGTGTACCTGGCGGTATCGCCGGTTAACAAGAACGTGTGGAGGATCGAGCTCCACGAGATAACTCCCCAGGAGTTCGCCCGGGCCCTCGAAAAGAAGAGAAGCATCGATAAGAACAGAGTCCTCGCGGAGATCTACCGTAGGAGCTTGGACAGGCTCGTGGGCTTCAGCCTCAGCCAAGACCTGTGGGCCAGGTTCGGTAAGAGGCATCTCGGCGCGGGGAGGGTTCAAACCCCCGTGCTCGGCATGATCATCGACAGATACGTTGAATACGGGAGGAGCAAGTGCAGGAGGATAGAGCTTCTGCTGGATGAGCCCTTGTCAATTAAGTATTCAACATGCATCGATCCAGGCTCAGGCCTGGCAGAGAAGGCCAAGGCGGCGGATAGGATAATCTTGAGGAAGGAGGCCGAGGAGGTCGTCGAGGTCTCGCCGAAGCCACCCTACACGACGGATGAATTCCTCGCGGACGCTGCGAGAAGGGGGTTACCCGTAAACTTGGCCATGAAGATTGCTCAAGACTTGTTCGAAGCAGGCTTGATAACTTATCACAGGACTGATTCAAGATACATAAGCGCGGCAGGCATCTCGATAGCTCTGAAATATCTCTCGTCCAAGGGGTTGAGAGACCTCTCCAGCCCGAGCCACTGGGGGGAGCCTGGCGCTCACGAAGCAATTCGCCCGGTATACCCCTTTGACTCCGACGACTTGATGAAGGCGTTCACCGAGGGCTTGATACCTCTAACCATACCCTTAACCGGCTTACACTACAGCGTTTACGACATGATTTTCAAGCGATTCATAACCAGCCAAATGAAGCCCTTCAAGGCCGTTAAAGCGAGCTTCAGCTTGTGGGTAGGAGACTCTAAGCTAGGCGTTTTCGAAGCCTATACCAGGATCATCGAGGATGGTTTCAACAAGGTAGCAGGCGTGAGGATCCATGAAAGTCTAGCCGGCATCGAAGAAGCAGCGGTGGGAGTGAGGGAATTCAAGTCGTCAATGTCGAGTAGGACGCCCTTATTCTCAGAGGGAGATCTGGTCACTCTAATGAAGAAGGTTGGAATAGGTAGGCCCAGTACTTATTCGAAAATCATCTCCAGCATCGTAAGGCACGGGTACGTCTTAAAGTCGAAGAAGAAGTTTAAGCTGATACCAACTAAGACCGGGGTTGAAGTCTACAAGTATGTTTCCACGAACTACCCGGGGCTAACCTCGGTGGAGTTGACTCGGAGAATGGAAGAGATGATAGATGAGATTTCAGCTGGCAGGCTTGACGCCGCCGAAGTCATATTGGATTTAATGCGAGCGTTAAGCGAGAAGAAGCTTGTGAAGCCGGAGACGATCAGTATTTCTTTCTGA
- a CDS encoding DUF1512 domain-containing protein codes for MDGDSASLIMQLIWLVFFFLIITGLNQKIQTRIWILDIKTKLNVIMSLVEEDRRRIANMLRNLGVSAPDVLINRVVEFFTIEPVSLEPTDIIKRLDHLVRTTDESVKKMVESTIPHVGRYEKTLIESSLSIVGALNTIYKIVRHYLLTGERENNWILIMQLQFQMPMIMKIVNTYHEALDAFTTGKPIGDAAGPLTVHRLIENGQVVSRKVIDETSIIELYYKDRRVFVVKAEGPGSNVGHPGAVLNKLVEDLKGSVDLIVTIDAALKLEGEETGSIAEGVGAAIGDPGPEKIAIERAASKYNIPLRALVIKMDLREAITVMRKEIFEACYKAHKYVDKIIEEETKPKATVIVAGIGNTMGVPG; via the coding sequence ATGGATGGAGATTCGGCATCCCTAATCATGCAGTTGATTTGGCTCGTCTTCTTCTTCCTCATAATTACTGGTTTAAACCAGAAGATTCAAACCAGGATCTGGATCCTGGACATCAAGACGAAGCTCAACGTGATAATGTCCCTGGTCGAGGAGGATAGGCGTCGCATAGCCAACATGCTGAGGAACCTGGGGGTTTCAGCCCCCGACGTGTTGATCAACAGGGTTGTAGAGTTCTTCACCATAGAGCCCGTGTCGCTCGAGCCCACGGACATAATCAAGAGGCTCGACCACTTGGTGAGGACGACCGACGAGTCCGTTAAGAAGATGGTTGAGTCAACTATTCCGCACGTCGGCAGGTATGAGAAGACGCTGATCGAGTCTAGCTTGTCGATAGTGGGCGCCTTGAACACCATCTACAAGATCGTGAGGCACTACCTGCTTACCGGCGAGAGGGAGAACAACTGGATCCTCATAATGCAGCTACAGTTTCAGATGCCGATGATCATGAAGATCGTCAACACTTACCACGAAGCCCTGGACGCCTTCACCACGGGTAAGCCGATCGGCGATGCAGCCGGCCCCTTAACCGTTCACAGGTTGATCGAGAACGGGCAGGTGGTTTCGAGAAAGGTTATCGATGAGACCAGCATCATAGAGCTCTACTACAAGGATAGGAGGGTCTTCGTGGTCAAGGCTGAGGGGCCTGGTAGCAATGTCGGACACCCCGGTGCAGTCTTGAACAAGCTTGTGGAGGATTTGAAGGGGAGCGTTGACTTGATAGTAACCATTGACGCCGCCTTGAAGCTCGAGGGCGAGGAGACGGGCTCGATCGCCGAGGGCGTTGGAGCAGCCATAGGTGACCCGGGCCCCGAGAAGATAGCCATTGAGAGGGCGGCCTCCAAGTACAATATCCCGCTGAGGGCCCTCGTTATAAAGATGGATTTAAGGGAAGCTATAACCGTGATGCGCAAGGAGATTTTCGAAGCATGCTATAAGGCTCACAAGTATGTCGACAAGATCATAGAGGAGGAGACGAAGCCGAAGGCCACGGTAATAGTGGCCGGAATAGGCAACACGATGGGGGTGCCCGGTTAA
- a CDS encoding DUF367 family protein, giving the protein MGLRARRTGDIRIYTIIYYEDDPVKNTALKMVKAGLAKPVDPRTVKPGLIVLNPFSKDYLGPWHRSIVEERGVLVVDASWKILGPEKFKRVKGLHLKLPPLLPGNPVNYGKPCILSSVEAVAAAAYITGFAETYRGLLGLFKWMGTFHDLNAELLGSYSRASSASELESIVREYWGENPPC; this is encoded by the coding sequence ATGGGATTAAGAGCGAGGAGGACGGGAGACATTAGGATTTACACTATAATATATTATGAAGACGACCCGGTTAAAAACACAGCTTTGAAAATGGTTAAAGCAGGGCTGGCCAAGCCGGTGGACCCGAGGACCGTTAAGCCAGGGTTAATCGTCCTCAACCCCTTCAGCAAGGACTACCTCGGACCCTGGCACAGGAGCATCGTCGAGGAAAGGGGGGTACTAGTCGTCGACGCTAGCTGGAAGATCCTCGGCCCCGAGAAGTTTAAGAGAGTGAAGGGCCTGCACTTGAAGCTGCCGCCGCTGCTCCCGGGAAACCCCGTGAACTACGGAAAGCCGTGCATCCTGTCCAGCGTGGAAGCCGTTGCCGCAGCCGCCTACATAACCGGCTTCGCGGAAACATACAGGGGGCTTCTGGGATTGTTCAAGTGGATGGGGACGTTCCACGACCTCAACGCTGAACTCCTCGGCTCTTACTCGAGAGCATCGAGCGCCAGCGAGCTAGAAAGCATCGTGAGAGAATACTGGGGTGAAAACCCTCCCTGCTAG
- a CDS encoding DUF131 domain-containing protein, with product MDAFQMILIGLALIIAGFAVLMFSAAREERGEGRVEAGGLVMIGPIPILVATSKKIGLILLLATAVFLIALLILAIGIQR from the coding sequence TTGGACGCTTTCCAGATGATTTTAATAGGGTTAGCCTTGATCATAGCTGGTTTCGCAGTCTTAATGTTTTCAGCCGCCCGCGAGGAGCGCGGGGAGGGCAGGGTTGAAGCAGGGGGTTTAGTGATGATAGGGCCCATACCCATCCTCGTAGCCACTTCGAAAAAGATCGGGTTAATCCTACTCCTGGCGACGGCCGTGTTCCTCATAGCCCTGCTAATACTCGCCATAGGGATCCAGCGTTGA
- the map gene encoding type II methionyl aminopeptidase, producing the protein MVSDEELRKLLKAGEIARRVREEAARVVKPGARLIDVAEHLENRIRELGGSPAFPINIGINEVAAHYTPLPGDASIIPDNSVVKIDIGVHVDGHIADTATTLCFNPVAEGLVESARRALERVVEVFKPGVRASEIGRVVEETIKGYGFKPIRNLSGHSISAYTIHAGLSIPNYHDFLARFKLEQGVYAVEPFATNGAGLVRDLSLKTIYALKQGRRARLPPVFSRIYDDIYGERRTLPFTERWYSRLASSLEGLRNALAVMERNNLLISYPVLVEREKGLVAQFEHTFIVLEKEVVVTTL; encoded by the coding sequence GTGGTCTCGGATGAAGAGTTGAGGAAGCTTTTGAAGGCGGGCGAGATAGCTAGGAGGGTTAGGGAGGAGGCGGCGCGGGTTGTTAAGCCGGGCGCTAGGTTGATAGATGTTGCAGAGCACTTGGAGAACAGGATAAGGGAACTAGGGGGTTCCCCCGCCTTCCCGATCAACATCGGGATAAACGAGGTAGCTGCGCACTACACCCCGCTGCCCGGTGATGCTTCGATAATACCGGATAACTCCGTGGTTAAGATAGACATTGGGGTCCACGTGGACGGACACATAGCTGACACTGCTACCACGCTGTGCTTCAACCCCGTCGCCGAGGGCCTGGTTGAATCGGCCCGCAGGGCTCTTGAAAGAGTAGTGGAAGTATTCAAGCCCGGTGTTAGGGCATCGGAGATCGGCAGGGTCGTCGAGGAGACTATTAAGGGCTACGGCTTCAAGCCTATCAGGAACCTGAGCGGTCACAGCATATCAGCCTACACTATTCACGCGGGACTCAGCATTCCAAACTACCACGACTTTCTCGCAAGGTTCAAGCTGGAGCAGGGAGTCTACGCCGTCGAGCCCTTTGCGACCAACGGGGCGGGATTAGTGAGGGATTTAAGCTTGAAGACTATTTACGCCTTGAAGCAGGGGCGCAGGGCTAGGCTACCGCCCGTCTTCTCGAGAATCTACGACGACATCTACGGGGAGAGGAGGACCCTGCCGTTCACCGAGAGATGGTATTCTCGGCTGGCCTCCTCCCTCGAGGGCTTGAGGAACGCTCTAGCCGTGATGGAGAGGAACAACCTCCTCATCTCCTACCCTGTTCTCGTTGAGAGGGAGAAGGGGCTTGTAGCACAGTTCGAGCACACTTTCATCGTCCTCGAGAAGGAGGTAGTAGTGACTACTCTCTAG
- a CDS encoding DEAD/DEAH box helicase, with protein MIVLKTRRWISDDAFKEILRIAEYSGVENGEKRFALNVEKAVRNGYDYQDVIELIKEHQLEVEGSIEDLKKAFEAYAPLVEWDSVTGYVKLHVPWPVFNKVRPVLGEAGARRASSSDAGIVYRIPPYKLAIVHSKLSSLGVELRDPGRLLEDKLLPLKPELSKISLREYQLEALDKWRSNNHQGIVALPTGSGKTLIGVAAIASTGRRSLVITFTREQMFQWRDAILKATNIPSSMIGVIYSEEKRLAPITITTYQSGFRIINELSPLFDLLIVDEVHHLPADKFKHIAVHSIAKYRLGLSATPYREDGRHEELFPLLGGIIYHKTPAELSVMGYLARYRVYTVKVRLKGEELEQYNSLRRLYFKLANGRDFKKVLEDAMRGDPRAKEALKIHSQMRMMLAKSEAKIDKAVEIALDELKKGGKIIVFTQYVEQAEELSKRLGAYLLTGEVPPLERKRILEEFKASPKGILVVTTVGDEGLDIPDANVGVMVSGTGSRRQFIQRLGRLLRPKPGGEEARLYEIVLEKTPEEYQSRKRKTSALDLGEDDFAS; from the coding sequence ATGATAGTATTGAAGACCCGGAGGTGGATCAGCGATGATGCTTTCAAAGAGATCCTGAGAATCGCAGAGTACTCCGGCGTCGAAAACGGGGAGAAAAGGTTTGCTCTGAACGTCGAGAAAGCGGTTCGAAACGGCTACGACTACCAGGACGTTATAGAGTTGATCAAGGAGCATCAACTAGAGGTTGAGGGGAGCATTGAAGATTTGAAGAAGGCTTTTGAAGCATATGCTCCGCTAGTCGAGTGGGACAGCGTAACGGGCTATGTGAAGCTGCACGTTCCATGGCCCGTCTTCAACAAGGTTAGGCCAGTCCTGGGCGAAGCCGGGGCGAGGAGAGCCTCTTCAAGCGACGCGGGCATCGTATACAGGATCCCGCCGTACAAGCTGGCGATCGTCCACTCCAAGCTGAGCAGTCTAGGCGTCGAGCTCAGGGACCCGGGGAGGCTCCTAGAGGACAAGCTCCTCCCCCTGAAGCCTGAGCTGTCGAAAATCTCCCTTAGAGAATACCAGCTCGAAGCCCTCGACAAGTGGAGAAGCAACAATCACCAGGGAATAGTGGCTCTGCCGACCGGCTCAGGGAAAACCCTGATTGGAGTCGCGGCTATAGCCTCGACGGGTAGGAGGAGCCTCGTGATAACGTTCACCAGGGAGCAGATGTTCCAGTGGAGGGACGCCATTCTCAAGGCGACTAATATTCCATCATCGATGATCGGCGTGATCTATAGTGAGGAGAAGAGGCTTGCCCCGATAACCATTACTACTTATCAAAGCGGGTTCAGGATTATCAACGAGCTCTCCCCGCTCTTCGACCTTCTAATAGTCGACGAAGTCCACCACCTGCCCGCGGACAAGTTCAAGCACATAGCGGTCCACAGTATAGCGAAGTACAGGCTCGGCTTATCCGCTACGCCGTACAGGGAGGACGGGAGGCATGAGGAGCTCTTCCCCCTTCTAGGCGGAATAATCTACCATAAGACCCCGGCCGAGCTCTCGGTGATGGGGTATTTAGCAAGGTACCGTGTCTACACGGTGAAGGTGAGGCTCAAGGGGGAGGAGCTGGAGCAGTACAACTCGCTGAGGAGGCTCTACTTCAAGCTCGCTAACGGGAGGGATTTCAAGAAGGTATTGGAGGACGCGATGAGGGGGGACCCTAGGGCGAAGGAGGCTTTGAAAATACACAGCCAGATGAGGATGATGCTGGCTAAATCCGAGGCCAAGATAGACAAGGCCGTCGAAATAGCGTTGGATGAGTTGAAGAAAGGGGGGAAGATAATAGTCTTCACGCAGTACGTGGAGCAGGCTGAGGAGCTCAGCAAGAGGCTTGGAGCCTACTTGCTAACGGGCGAAGTACCCCCCTTGGAGCGCAAGAGGATACTGGAGGAGTTCAAGGCCTCTCCGAAGGGAATACTGGTGGTGACAACGGTGGGCGATGAGGGATTAGACATCCCGGACGCCAACGTTGGAGTAATGGTGTCGGGAACCGGGTCCCGCAGGCAGTTCATACAGAGGCTTGGAAGGCTGCTGAGACCTAAGCCTGGGGGAGAGGAGGCCCGCCTCTACGAGATCGTCCTCGAGAAAACCCCTGAGGAGTATCAGTCCAGGAAGAGGAAGACGTCAGCTCTCGACCTGGGCGAGGACGACTTCGCATCTTAG
- the albA gene encoding DNA-binding protein Alba — MAQPQSANTVLVGKKPVMNYVIAVLTLVHQGVKEVYIKARGRAISKAVDTVEIIRNRFLPGKVEVEDIKIGSQTVTNPQGKETRVSIIEVKLKVKE, encoded by the coding sequence ATGGCGCAACCACAGAGTGCAAACACAGTCTTAGTTGGAAAGAAACCCGTTATGAACTACGTGATAGCTGTATTAACCCTGGTACACCAGGGAGTAAAAGAAGTATACATCAAGGCCCGGGGAAGAGCCATCAGCAAAGCCGTTGACACCGTTGAAATAATCAGGAACAGGTTCCTACCGGGCAAGGTCGAGGTCGAGGACATCAAGATCGGCAGCCAAACCGTCACCAACCCGCAGGGCAAGGAGACCAGAGTCAGCATCATCGAGGTCAAATTGAAGGTTAAGGAGTAA